From one Tsukamurella tyrosinosolvens genomic stretch:
- a CDS encoding MarR family winged helix-turn-helix transcriptional regulator has protein sequence MAEPDPRDPIARARRNWEDAGWGGDVASGMEAVTSVMRAHQILLARIETALKPFRLSFSRFELLRLLAFTKRGELPISKASTRLQVHVSSVTHAIDRLGEAGLVERKPHPTDGRTTLVAITPDGRELVEKATVVLNDVFSDIGMPDDESAALVGAIRSLRRFNGDF, from the coding sequence ATGGCTGAACCGGACCCCCGGGACCCGATCGCGCGCGCCCGCCGCAACTGGGAGGACGCGGGCTGGGGCGGCGACGTCGCCTCGGGCATGGAGGCGGTGACCTCCGTGATGCGAGCGCACCAGATCCTGCTCGCGCGGATCGAGACGGCGCTCAAGCCCTTCCGCCTGTCGTTCTCCCGATTCGAGCTGCTGCGGCTGCTCGCCTTCACCAAGCGCGGCGAACTGCCGATCTCGAAGGCGAGCACCCGGCTGCAGGTGCACGTCTCGTCGGTGACCCACGCGATCGACAGGCTCGGCGAGGCCGGGCTGGTCGAGCGCAAGCCCCACCCGACCGACGGCCGCACCACGCTCGTCGCCATCACCCCGGACGGCCGGGAGCTGGTGGAGAAGGCGACCGTGGTGCTCAACGACGTCTTCTCCGACATCGGCATGCCGGACGACGAGTCCGCCGCCCTGGTCGGCGCGATCCGCTCGTTGCGCCGCTTCAACGGCGACTTCTGA